One segment of Nostoc flagelliforme CCNUN1 DNA contains the following:
- a CDS encoding ABC exporter membrane fusion protein — protein MVRNSKLGYRTFPKSLLRLSVGVGIIAFLLIGGISFYILKSWQNYANPEAQVPATQLPQLKTVTALGRIEPQGKVIKLSAAVSAEGSRIEKLLVKEGDRVKAGQVIAILNSRDRLQAELEQAQEQVKVAQANLNRIQAGAKPGEIAAQKAAIARLGAERQGDINAQAATIERFQAEVRNAQAEDERYQQLYQQGAISASQRDNKHLNLETAQKSLQEAQAQLNRTQSTSQQKIKEATATLDEIAEVPGVDIKAAQAEVNRAIAAMNLAKVNLKQAEVRSPQNGQVFEIHTHPGELISNDGIADIGQTNQMYVIAEVYESDIDKVRSGQQVRVFGDSLSIELQGIVDRKGLQVRRQNVINTDPANNIDNRVVEVHIRLDEASSRKAATLTNMQVKAVIELGIGNWELGMGHGAWGIGHWALGMTL, from the coding sequence ATGGTGCGAAACTCAAAGCTAGGGTACAGAACGTTCCCTAAGTCTCTTCTGCGTCTATCCGTTGGTGTAGGTATAATTGCATTTTTATTGATTGGCGGAATAAGTTTTTATATACTAAAAAGCTGGCAAAATTATGCAAATCCAGAGGCACAAGTGCCAGCAACACAATTGCCACAGTTAAAAACGGTAACAGCTTTAGGGCGGATTGAACCACAGGGAAAAGTAATTAAACTCTCTGCTGCGGTGTCTGCGGAAGGAAGTCGGATAGAAAAGTTGTTAGTGAAAGAGGGGGATAGGGTAAAAGCAGGACAGGTAATTGCAATTTTGAACAGCCGCGATCGCTTGCAAGCAGAATTAGAACAGGCACAGGAACAAGTAAAAGTAGCCCAGGCAAACCTAAACCGCATCCAAGCAGGTGCTAAACCCGGTGAAATTGCCGCCCAAAAAGCCGCGATCGCTCGCTTAGGAGCAGAACGCCAAGGTGATATTAATGCCCAAGCAGCGACAATTGAGCGATTCCAAGCCGAAGTGCGTAATGCCCAAGCAGAAGACGAACGCTATCAGCAGCTATATCAACAGGGGGCAATTTCTGCCTCCCAACGAGATAACAAGCATTTAAACTTGGAAACCGCTCAAAAAAGTCTGCAAGAAGCACAAGCGCAGTTAAATCGGACTCAATCAACTAGCCAGCAAAAGATTAAAGAAGCCACAGCAACACTTGATGAAATCGCCGAAGTGCCCGGAGTGGATATAAAAGCTGCCCAAGCAGAAGTCAATCGTGCCATAGCAGCCATGAATCTGGCAAAAGTCAATTTAAAACAGGCCGAAGTGCGATCGCCTCAAAATGGACAGGTATTTGAGATCCATACCCATCCTGGCGAATTAATATCAAATGATGGCATTGCTGATATCGGACAAACCAACCAGATGTATGTCATAGCCGAAGTGTACGAAAGCGATATCGACAAAGTGCGTTCAGGGCAGCAAGTGCGAGTATTTGGTGATTCCCTCTCCATTGAATTGCAGGGAATCGTAGATCGCAAGGGCTTACAAGTGCGACGGCAGAATGTTATTAACACAGATCCTGCTAACAATATCGATAACAGAGTAGTCGAAGTCCATATTCGACTAGATGAAGCCTCCAGCCGAAAAGCCGCCACCTTAACCAATATGCAAGTTAAAGCAGTAATTGAATTGGGAATTGGGAATTGGGAATTGGGCATGGGGCATGGGGCATGGGGAATTGGGCATTGGGCATTGGGCATGACTCTTTAA